tcatgaaacaaaaaaaaatggccaaagtgaccagtaattatcccaagacttttcacacaagatAGACACATCCATAACTTTTTTCTACCCGGTATAACAAGACACATACTGTGCTCTGGAGACATTATGTATGGATGTATAGGCCTCACTCTTAAATTAAGCTTTATGACACATGAAATATTCAGCAATATGTTTTCTGTGGCTGCACATCAAATACTAataaatgtgtatctgatgacataatcaacacattaatttgatgCATCATGACACACGTTATGTAGACAATATCTATTTAAACAtctgttaaacccacagacatcagtttctaaagacaccaaatatGTCAATAGGAAGTTTGATTCAATTTGCAAATAATTACtgatcatttacagttttttacaattgctatgacagatttttcaatacttttaacaattttccaaaactcttaacacagttagcactacATCCGCATGTGTGAGCTATactattaacacatttcttgttgctttaacacataatgcatatcattaacacaaatttaaaatgcttaaattccttttgcacacaagctcaaacaagaccaaaacaatagaCTTTTACAGCCAAATTTACCAATGCTTtaacactgtatgtcagaacagataacacTATGTTCTAAACCTAACCTTACAGGCTAAAGGCAAAGTGAACAACTATTCATATTgtgaattgaaaaacaaatacattccCTGTATTTTATTCCACTGCTAATGAGAAACATCTTATTGAAGTTATGCAATTGTtgaaatcacagctgattcccatccaGGAAGCACACTCTGGTGTTGAGGTTCTTTCAATCACATAATCATATGTTCTAAAAGAGGACTCTTTGGGCTGGTCCTGGCTGGAAAAGGAACAATTTAGagcaacacaaagagagaaagaaagaaagaaatgcctGCACGAGGGCGAGGAAGACGAGTATCAGGACAAGGAAGAGGAGTTAGAATGCGTGGTGGCGCTCAAAGAAGGACCAGAGCTAGGGTAACTGATCAGATAAGACCTGCTACCATCGACCATGTCATAAACCACGGGCTAGCATACAGAGAGGTTGGTGAACGAGTACAGCCAAATATCAGCCGGGACACAGTGGCATCTACTGTCCGTGTTTCCAGAGCAACCAACAGGTAGGATATTCTATAAAGCTATTCTGAGATggtcattcattttttgtattgaatttcttaaacaaaagaaacaaaatgcatgtgcaaaacacaatctctgatcaatacaatatactgtctattgtataaaggcatacctgacacatctaaaataatgcagtttctgtaatgtcagctgatgatagtgttttttttgtcattgtgttatgattgactaaatgttcctgttggaagagaacatgtgtttgtgtttggaataattatttgattttgaaacatgtttacattgttttgttagacatagtgtgtagtgttaatgtattattgtattttgaaaattagttttggagtttagtttacaatgtgtgattttgagcataaaattaactgttttgccaattgtgtgttttgggtgtgttggtatgttaagagtttaggaaacttgttaaatgtattgaaaatctgtcatagcatttgtaaaaaactgtattttagatgtgtcaggtatgcctTATACACTagacagtatattgtattgatcatagattgtgttttgcacatacattttcaattcaattttatttatagtatcaattcataacaagagttatctggagacactttacagatagtaggtctagaccaactccagaattacaaggacccaacagttctagtatttcctccagagcaagcacacagtgcgacagtggcgaggaaaacttccttttaggcagaaacctcggtcagacccaggctcttggtaggcggtgtctgacgggccggttggggttagaatgaagagtggaaataacaaaaagtagaaaaaatagtagtttgtagcagttctttgtagtagttcatggcatagcagggcactgtgggcattacaaggcacagcaggagaaCTTTTGGAAAactctcataaagtcgttactactaagagctctgggaatacttggctcagtagagctgtgaccatcCGTCAGCcaggctacagtgctgaaaagaaacctcacTTCACTTCGTTCACCATTGCATTGTTTCCTGAACCGGAGCTACAATACAGCtaattctacagtctatggttaaggTCACATTTATATTCAGATTATGTAAAGATATATATCACAAAGGTTCcgtagtgtagtagttatcacgtctgctttacacgcagaaggtcctgggttcaatccccagtggaacaAAATTTAAGGTTTAAAGTAAGAACCATGTCCTGTTACCGTCTTGCAGGCGTCCcttgaaaagtcttaaaaaagggAGTGAACGACCCTCGACAATCAAAAAAAACCTGCTCCAAAGACATATCGTCTATCTGAAAAACTTCTTCAGTGCTTTTGCATTGGTTTCACTTCTTAGAACCTTACctccatccattttatttacagtatggttCTGATTATGTTAAAGATGACAGTGTCACAgaggttccatagtgtagtagttatcacgtctgctttacacgcagaaggtcctgggttcaatccccagtggaaccagacttatgctttaaagtaagaactatgtaTTTGGTACCACCTGGCAATTGTCATTTGAAAAGTCTTTAGAAAGAATTGAatgcaaataatgaaatataagcCCATGTCTTTCCAGAACCTCACCTCCAgccattatttttactgtattgttctgATTATGTTAAAGATGACAGTATGTCAgaggttccatagtgtagtagctatcacgtctgctttacacgcagaaggtcctgggttcaatccccagtggaatcAGACTTATGTTTTGAAGTGAGAACCATGTCCTTTTACCACCTGACctgctttaaaggtgctctaaagcaggggttcccaaaactttcagcccgcgacccccaaagtaacggtgcaagtgactcgcgacccccccactataaacattgcgcgcaatcGCACACGCACTACAGGcatatccaaacatgagcatattgacaacacaaaataacacaacagccatgacattattctacagtaatttactcattactttaatttgaacttaatctcacctaatgtttggagcacagcaagttaaaaagctctatattttaatttaaaatagtttttatatacattacacactaggccaaaaaaaaataaaatcccttttacctattttggCCATGTTGGTTTTAATCTTTCGCAATCTTTTTGCTTAGTTACCATCAGCGTCTCTGTCAGAGAAACGTCATAGGcggtctggagtaacaactgtgggcatcagcgatggggcgaaggtaaagcccgggttggtaacgcaggctaccaccatgagtacggcggggatggactccgttctggaccagaaggcagcgccgggcgctcgctctgtggaaggagcggtacacggagctagatggccggtggctgcctacgtgtttatacaactttatacatcctcaaactggctggaatcacacacatcctctccaaggagggcaccagcagggacattgtctggaggaagttcaggcagcaactggcagaggagctgagacacgagtttagaggaggaaagggagcggggcgcggtccgagcagtggggggggggcgcggtccgaggagcaatgcgcacagcagcagacaccaacacggaggcagtgacaggttaggttaggttataaatgttcaaagaaaatacttttaggtgttatttgcatgtttacataccaatttttcagatgtgaatggaataattacgtttttctatgccatgatatgagttattgaagcacctgggcactcaagtgtataattaaacacgttaaattgtacttttggtgttatttcgtttttctaaagatatcaaACAATACCTgcttaaaattgcaattaggtatttatcatgacagattatagagtttagaagCGGTTcagtacttttggaatcccgCAGTTGTGGTgtaatgttggagaccgctactcggaaagaaaaaatcaaaacagctgttccctttttatttagttgcttgggttttattttaatgtagccactagttttatcttgtgttaaaatcatggctaacatgctatttctaatcgtttttaaatttttattttatttctggaaatcaactcgcgaccccccctctctggctcgcgacccccactttgggaatcactgttctagacaacaggagggtagaccacgatttgcacattgcctgagaacacTAAATGTTATTACACAGACTGGTtaaaaattggctaaattggccaaaacggttaaaaagctcaaagtcacaactcatcatggccactagcagactgtaaacatcctgcaaacctgcatgacagatgacgataACGAGCACTTcttacatatcccagaatcaagctgttgccttaccagggacttaagctgtggtattctttttcactgaaaacgttgataaacTAATGCAATTTAACGGCTCTAGACAAATAcactttattgctggtgagtataataaaacaactctccctcttgatcagcttcctcttgacgggaaaaatccaccagatgacttgccatccaagcagggagatcagcacagagatttgggtgctatcaagatggatgtaggttgcccattgttcatttagagatagtacccgcattgttatgatgcaaacctgcatgagaaacagccacatttctttttaaagacttgtgcatgttacttacatgatacaacagtgtctgaaagtgttcagaattgccaaagtgtacaactcatccagctcatccagaactcggccaattttgcttgatttggccttaattgtttctggacatctgttctttttaaacagttaaaaagcaggccggttagctcagattgtttgagtgtgttgctaaaaatgctaagcaccggcagacactttaggggtactaaaatccCCAAACCCTACGCTCAAGATcatctgtatccaccttttgtatgcacaaatcggccattaacgcaaaacaagtctcaatctctatagctctgctttccatgtcttttgtagcaaggccaaaaacatacagttgtaaggttgtctgctcagcaagtgcaaatatgagtcacaggtaactgatgtgcctagcattcaatctattACCTTCAACAAAAGCTACCTGGCCACCTaattagtctgccttttttgcaaatgttacctcgctcctgaatttcagataaaccgtggcaattcagatttggaaatatatcttttttttgcaaccatgtggcctaatggacaaggcgtctgacttcggatcagaagattgagggttcaagtcccttcatGGTTAGAAACTCCTGTCTACATCCAAAAACAGAATGGGAGCATGTAGCATCTTGGTTTGGACTCTATAGCtatgctttccatgtctttttttgcaaggccaaaaacatatgcagtccctacaaaccatacacaaccatgtagcccatccagaactggcccaattttgcttgatttcgcCTGGTTTGTTTTCCGgaattctttatttttcaaacacttaaaaagcaggctggttagctcagatggtttgagtgtggtgctaataatgctaagcaccggcagacactttaggggtaataaaatcaccaaaccctacACTCAAGATCATCTGtctccaccttttgtttgcacaaataggccatttacgcaagtgaagaagttcctgtatctcaaaggcatatgaggttgcattcagatggagagaaggaggaggagagaggtacctagtgcatcatgggaagtccaccggtagtctaggcctatagcagcacaactaagggatggttcaggactcacccaagccagccctacctataggatttatcaaagaggaaagtcgtaagcctactcttacatgtggagatggtgtctgcctcctgaacccaaactggaacctggttccacaggagaggaacctgatagctgaacgctctggctcccattctacttttggaaaacctgttctcgacttgccttttcccacatcctctgaatgcttagctaactaaatgacttaagttggccaataattgttgctttttcatcttcgttgtgattgttgtgcgccttcaatatcatatcatatcaatattatgtggatattatgaaagaaactgtcatGCAAACACTTGCAAAACTTTTAAAGGTTcaatggtgtaatggttagcactctgggctCTGAATCCATTGATCTGAgtgcaaatctcggtggaatgtgttttaagccacagcacaggtgaaaaagatcaacctttcaactttccacatctagtttaaagtaagcttacaggtttaatgtccttggccatttagactgaaaacagtatgttggtgggggcatgctgaggagtcacctggtttttaatgtaacttgaagaagctccacatttgacagtattgactggtagtgataggctttgagttacatgggggatacacactttgcattcagtctcgtaatcaccataaaaattaggtatcactgaaattgatcttgtgttgctgcagtcagagtatacagtgctcttCCTGAATGGgtcagtatagtgcatcagaactgcttgttgaatggtctattagctttggaacaaccgtttccccacagctttcaactgtcagatatgggtgggggagtgggcactgtgtccaaccctttctgtgtataaaaaaacaactaaagaagtctcttggatgagagacaaaacttctgcggaggaccttttaccaagtccagttgccctcaGCCTAGTTGTGGaattttggggtaatagcatggatcaggaaccaaaacggacacatctggactcaatgtgggcattatGTGGCAATttttgacacgtttagaccatgaagactgttttcagtttatttcccatctggcaggtatatttGTGGTCTCAGTTGgtcagaaacattggtggatcttgactcccaccataggatttggcctgtattgcacatttccttcacatcccgcgcaatgtattgccattgtcaagcacattgccaccctggtgactttcttccatgtcttcatgaacgcccatatatttgggctgacagttgagaaaccttcccttgtttactatgacatggatgattGAGAACCTACTATAGCGTGACATGTTTGATATACTATATTACAAGGTCTTACTAAAGctttgttggatcagtcaggatagccgagcggtccaaggcccTGCGTTCAGGtagcagtctccactggaggtgtgggttcaaatcccacttctgacagctagtgttttcatgatattgggaataaataatttagctgtatcatacaaataaatagttaaaaaaatcatacattgtgatttctggattttttttttagattatgtctctcacagtggacatgcacctacgatgacaatttcagacccctccattaTTTCTAAATGGGAGAacttcaaatacttattttcctcactgtatgtatatgtatatatttatatgtatatatatgtatatgtatatgtatatgcataGGAAGAGTTAGGGGTTCACCACAGTCGTTATAGTTCATCTGCTGGCCACCGTAGCTGTGCCAAACATAAAGGCAATGCATCAAATAATTGTTAAGAACCTTTAGTCTGGTAATGTGCCATGGtttccattttaacattttatttgtgaacTAATGCATATTCCATTATCAAGGTACAGAGTTATTTTctgccacatacacacatatcagTTGCACAGTATATACCACAATTTGAACAATTTGTCATTGGATCTGAACAATaatcaatgcatttaaaatagACTTAGTCATTTACATGAAATACAGTTACATCAGGGCTGTAGTGGTAATtcacacagagagaagaaaagtaTTGGTACTTTCACTTTCATTATAACCTTTTTCAATAACCCAACCTTAAAGTTTTTAGAATTGAAAACACCAGTTTTTATAATTGTATGTCTTATGAACAAAACATatcttaaaacaaaataaatcacaatatgaaatgtgtttgtattaTTACTGTTACCAGCTCACTCAGGTGATTTGTCCcctaaatttaaagaaagagaATACATGGTTATTAATTCATTATAGTAACATAACATTCATTATGTTGAGGCATCATCCCTAAGACCAAATTATAACTCATACTCACACGTGAATGGTCCAATGCTGAGGGTACTCAGACGATCAGAGTTGGAAACAGAGCGATAGGTCCTACTTGTGCAAGGCTACGTGGTAGGAAAGGGTGGGAAAAATACACTCAAACCCCAGTGTTTATTGATTATAGATTGGAGCTGTTGATAAAGTGAAAGGTGTGACTTACAGGAACACAAGAGAAGCTCCTCCGTTCGCACAGGCTGAGGCTGCAGTGAAGGTAAACGTCCCTATAATCATTGTGGAGCAGGGCAGAGAAACGAGCATGGAGGGATGAGCCGCTCTCAATCACTGACACTTGTTGGCGGTCAGTGGGACATCTGGGAGAGAGGATGGAGCAATGTCACCATACATaaacttttttccccatttccatTATAACTGCACAAACTATCTGCTGATGCTCAAGAGAGATACTAACTTGTTCTGGATGAGAGGGTGTTGGATGGAATCGTCAGGGTTTGATGATTGAGTGGCGTAGCAGTCCTCCAGAACAACTGCAAAGCTTGAatctctctcctccacagagACGCCCACATACAATGGCGAGCCCACTGGCAGGGTGACCCGGCCTGCTGGATAAGTCTCGGTGTAGTGTGAGGTGCGGAACAGAGACATGGAGGCTCTGGCTTTGGTACCTAAGCCTGAAATGCCGCCTGCCAGCCTGacaagaaaaatatgtttttttggtaTGGCAAGTCTTTTttccaagttgtttttttcttttccgttTATTTTATCTTGTTAATTGTATATTCCTTCCTGTAGTCTATTCATATACAAACAACATGCGTCAACATGCACATGTTTTTTCAATATATATCAGCTAGAAAGTAT
Above is a genomic segment from Etheostoma spectabile isolate EspeVRDwgs_2016 unplaced genomic scaffold, UIUC_Espe_1.0 scaffold00002312, whole genome shotgun sequence containing:
- the LOC116675829 gene encoding uromodulin-like is translated as MSLFRTSHYTETYPAGRVTLPVGSPLYVGVSVEERDSSFAVVLEDCYATQSSNPDDSIQHPLIQNKCPTDRQQVSVIESGSSLHARFSALLHNDYRDVYLHCSLSLCERRSFSCVPPCTSRTYRSVSNSDRLSTLSIGPFT